A genomic window from Macaca mulatta isolate MMU2019108-1 chromosome 19, T2T-MMU8v2.0, whole genome shotgun sequence includes:
- the LOC696069 gene encoding leukocyte-associated immunoglobulin-like receptor 1 isoform X1, whose translation MSPHPTALLGLVLCLAQTIHAQEGPLPRPSISAEPGTVIPLGRPVTLQCRGPVGVYAFRLEREDRFEYKDNYNVFRLGPFESEARFRIDSVSEANAGLYRCIYYKTPRWSEHSDYLDLVVKETSGDTDSPVTEPDSSAGPTQRPLDNSHNDHAPASQGLSAEHLYILTGVSVVFLFCLLLLVLFFLHHQNQIKQGPPRSKGKEQKPQQRHDLAVDVLERTEDKATVSGLPEKDREMDTSAPAAGDPQEVTYAQLDHWALTRRTAQVVSPQSTKPMAESCTYAAIARH comes from the exons ATGTCTCCCCACCCCACCGCCCTCCTGGGCCTAG TGCTCTGCCTGGCCCAGACGATCCACGCGCAGGAGG GGCCCCTGCCCAGACCCTCCATCTCGGCTGAGCCAGGCACCGTGATCCCCCTGGGGAGGCCTGTGACCCTCCAGTGCCGGGGCCCGGTTGGCGTTTACGCATTCCGCCTGGAGAGGGAGGATAGATTTGAGTATAAAGATAATTACAATGTGTTTCGACTTGGTCCATTTGAGTCTGAGGCCAGATTCCGCATCGACTCAGTAAGTGAAGCCAATGCTGGGCTTTATCGCTGCATCTATTATAAGACCCCCCGATGGTCTGAGCACAGCGACTACCTGGACCTGGTGGTGAAAG AAACCTCTGGAGACACGGACTCCCCCGTCACAGAGCCCGACTCCTCAGCTG GACCCACGCAGAGGCCGTTGGACAACAGTCACAATGATC ATGCACCTGCTTCCCAAGGCCTGAGTGCTGAGCATCTTTATATTCTCACCGGGGTCTCAGTGGTCTTCCTCTTTTGTCTCCTCCTTCTGGTCCTCTTTTTCCTCCATCACCAGAATCAGATAAAGCAGG GGCCCCCCAGAAGCAAGGGCAAGGAGCAGAAGCCAcagcagag GCACGACCTGGCTGTTGATGTTCTAGAGAGGACAGAAG ACAAGGCCACAGTCAGTGGACTTCCTGAGAAGGACAGAGAGATGGACACCTCG GCCCCGGCTGCAGGGGACCCCCAGGAGGTGACGTATGCGCAGCTGGACCACTGGGCCCTCACACGGAGGACAGCCCAGGTTGTGTCTCCACAGTCCACAAAGCCCATGGCTGAGTCCTGCACATATGCAGCCATTGCCAGACACTGA
- the LOC696069 gene encoding leukocyte-associated immunoglobulin-like receptor 2 isoform X5 codes for MSPHPTALLGLVLCLAQTIHAQEGPLPRPSISAEPGTVIPLGRPVTLQCRGPVGVYAFRLEREDRFEYKDNYNVFRLGPFESEARFRIDSVSEANAGLYRCIYYKTPRWSEHSDYLDLVVKGTVTGTEGSGFDAS; via the exons ATGTCTCCCCACCCCACCGCCCTCCTGGGCCTAG TGCTCTGCCTGGCCCAGACGATCCACGCGCAGGAGG GGCCCCTGCCCAGACCCTCCATCTCGGCTGAGCCAGGCACCGTGATCCCCCTGGGGAGGCCTGTGACCCTCCAGTGCCGGGGCCCGGTTGGCGTTTACGCATTCCGCCTGGAGAGGGAGGATAGATTTGAGTATAAAGATAATTACAATGTGTTTCGACTTGGTCCATTTGAGTCTGAGGCCAGATTCCGCATCGACTCAGTAAGTGAAGCCAATGCTGGGCTTTATCGCTGCATCTATTATAAGACCCCCCGATGGTCTGAGCACAGCGACTACCTGGACCTGGTGGTGAAAG GGACTGTGACAGGCACTGAAGGCTCCGGATTTGACGCATCGTGA
- the LOC696069 gene encoding leukocyte-associated immunoglobulin-like receptor 1 isoform X3 has translation MSPHPTALLGLVLCLAQTIHAQEGPLPRPSISAEPGTVIPLGRPVTLQCRGPVGVYAFRLEREDRFEYKDNYNVFRLGPFESEARFRIDSVSEANAGLYRCIYYKTPRWSEHSDYLDLVVKGPTQRPLDNSHNDHAPASQGLSAEHLYILTGVSVVFLFCLLLLVLFFLHHQNQIKQGPPRSKGKEQKPQQRHDLAVDVLERTEDKATVSGLPEKDREMDTSAPAAGDPQEVTYAQLDHWALTRRTAQVVSPQSTKPMAESCTYAAIARH, from the exons ATGTCTCCCCACCCCACCGCCCTCCTGGGCCTAG TGCTCTGCCTGGCCCAGACGATCCACGCGCAGGAGG GGCCCCTGCCCAGACCCTCCATCTCGGCTGAGCCAGGCACCGTGATCCCCCTGGGGAGGCCTGTGACCCTCCAGTGCCGGGGCCCGGTTGGCGTTTACGCATTCCGCCTGGAGAGGGAGGATAGATTTGAGTATAAAGATAATTACAATGTGTTTCGACTTGGTCCATTTGAGTCTGAGGCCAGATTCCGCATCGACTCAGTAAGTGAAGCCAATGCTGGGCTTTATCGCTGCATCTATTATAAGACCCCCCGATGGTCTGAGCACAGCGACTACCTGGACCTGGTGGTGAAAG GACCCACGCAGAGGCCGTTGGACAACAGTCACAATGATC ATGCACCTGCTTCCCAAGGCCTGAGTGCTGAGCATCTTTATATTCTCACCGGGGTCTCAGTGGTCTTCCTCTTTTGTCTCCTCCTTCTGGTCCTCTTTTTCCTCCATCACCAGAATCAGATAAAGCAGG GGCCCCCCAGAAGCAAGGGCAAGGAGCAGAAGCCAcagcagag GCACGACCTGGCTGTTGATGTTCTAGAGAGGACAGAAG ACAAGGCCACAGTCAGTGGACTTCCTGAGAAGGACAGAGAGATGGACACCTCG GCCCCGGCTGCAGGGGACCCCCAGGAGGTGACGTATGCGCAGCTGGACCACTGGGCCCTCACACGGAGGACAGCCCAGGTTGTGTCTCCACAGTCCACAAAGCCCATGGCTGAGTCCTGCACATATGCAGCCATTGCCAGACACTGA
- the LOC696069 gene encoding leukocyte-associated immunoglobulin-like receptor 1 isoform X2, translated as MSPHPTALLGLVLCLAQTIHAQEGPLPRPSISAEPGTVIPLGRPVTLQCRGPVGVYAFRLEREDRFEYKDNYNVFRLGPFESEARFRIDSVSEANAGLYRCIYYKTPRWSEHSDYLDLVVKETSGDTDSPVTEPDSSAGPTQRPLDNSHNDHAPASQGLSAEHLYILTGVSVVFLFCLLLLVLFFLHHQNQIKQDKATVSGLPEKDREMDTSAPAAGDPQEVTYAQLDHWALTRRTAQVVSPQSTKPMAESCTYAAIARH; from the exons ATGTCTCCCCACCCCACCGCCCTCCTGGGCCTAG TGCTCTGCCTGGCCCAGACGATCCACGCGCAGGAGG GGCCCCTGCCCAGACCCTCCATCTCGGCTGAGCCAGGCACCGTGATCCCCCTGGGGAGGCCTGTGACCCTCCAGTGCCGGGGCCCGGTTGGCGTTTACGCATTCCGCCTGGAGAGGGAGGATAGATTTGAGTATAAAGATAATTACAATGTGTTTCGACTTGGTCCATTTGAGTCTGAGGCCAGATTCCGCATCGACTCAGTAAGTGAAGCCAATGCTGGGCTTTATCGCTGCATCTATTATAAGACCCCCCGATGGTCTGAGCACAGCGACTACCTGGACCTGGTGGTGAAAG AAACCTCTGGAGACACGGACTCCCCCGTCACAGAGCCCGACTCCTCAGCTG GACCCACGCAGAGGCCGTTGGACAACAGTCACAATGATC ATGCACCTGCTTCCCAAGGCCTGAGTGCTGAGCATCTTTATATTCTCACCGGGGTCTCAGTGGTCTTCCTCTTTTGTCTCCTCCTTCTGGTCCTCTTTTTCCTCCATCACCAGAATCAGATAAAGCAGG ACAAGGCCACAGTCAGTGGACTTCCTGAGAAGGACAGAGAGATGGACACCTCG GCCCCGGCTGCAGGGGACCCCCAGGAGGTGACGTATGCGCAGCTGGACCACTGGGCCCTCACACGGAGGACAGCCCAGGTTGTGTCTCCACAGTCCACAAAGCCCATGGCTGAGTCCTGCACATATGCAGCCATTGCCAGACACTGA
- the LOC696069 gene encoding leukocyte-associated immunoglobulin-like receptor 2 isoform X4, protein MSPHPTALLGLVLCLAQTIHAQEGPLPRPSISAEPGTVIPLGRPVTLQCRGPVGVYAFRLEREDRFEYKDNYNVFRLGPFESEARFRIDSVSEANAGLYRCIYYKTPRWSEHSDYLDLVVKETSGDTDSPVTEPDSSAGTVTGTEGSGFDAS, encoded by the exons ATGTCTCCCCACCCCACCGCCCTCCTGGGCCTAG TGCTCTGCCTGGCCCAGACGATCCACGCGCAGGAGG GGCCCCTGCCCAGACCCTCCATCTCGGCTGAGCCAGGCACCGTGATCCCCCTGGGGAGGCCTGTGACCCTCCAGTGCCGGGGCCCGGTTGGCGTTTACGCATTCCGCCTGGAGAGGGAGGATAGATTTGAGTATAAAGATAATTACAATGTGTTTCGACTTGGTCCATTTGAGTCTGAGGCCAGATTCCGCATCGACTCAGTAAGTGAAGCCAATGCTGGGCTTTATCGCTGCATCTATTATAAGACCCCCCGATGGTCTGAGCACAGCGACTACCTGGACCTGGTGGTGAAAG AAACCTCTGGAGACACGGACTCCCCCGTCACAGAGCCCGACTCCTCAGCTG GGACTGTGACAGGCACTGAAGGCTCCGGATTTGACGCATCGTGA